ATTACAAATGGAATAATTGATTGTAAAATTTGTGGATATGATTTTTTAAAATAATCTGTGTACGAAGAAACAAATCCGTTTACTATATTTTGTGGTGTAATGCTTTCTTTAGTTCTCTGAAAACTCAAAACTAATTTCTGATAATTGATCTCTTTTTCTAATTTCAAGATTTCTAAATCTCTGTCGATTTCAGCATAAGAAGAGTATTTTTTCTTTTCCATAAGTCTTAGTCATTAAAAAATATTTCTGAAAATTTCTCCAATATTGGCCCTTCCACCATTTTGTCTTTTATGAAGAAAAGTAAAATAGTAAATAAAAGATAGATCCCTCCTACTGTTAAAAATCCTAAAGCATTACTTTCGAATAAAGATCCAAAAGCGTACGCTGCTGCAAAAGATCCAAAAATTAAAACCATCGTGAAACACAACAAGATCAAAGTAAATTTGAAAATCAAGGTTGTAGATTTCATTGCCACTTTAAATCCCCAAAGTTTATAGTAAGCCAAATGACTGTCAATATAAATCTTAGTTTGATCCTGAATTTTCTCACTGTTTTCTTTTAACTCTTCAAAAGCCATAATTATAAATTTAAAATAAAAAAAAAGCACAAAACTTTCCTATAAAAATAAGCAAGTTATGTGCTTTTAAAAAATTATTATTTCTGAAGTTTAGCGTTCTGTGCTTTCAATTCAGCCAATTTAGTTTCTAAAAAAGTAATTACTTCTTCTGTTTTATGGCTTACATTAGAAAGTAAATCATTCAAAGTTCCATCAAAATTTTGAGTAGCACTTGTAAATTTTTCACGAAGAACTTCCGAGCTGGCATCAAAAGAATCTTTGATATTATGTTTGGCATCATCGATACCTTCTTTAATTTTTGCTCGAGTTTTGGATCCTTTATCCGGAGCAAACAAAATTCCGATTGCTGCTCCTGCCGCTGCAGCCGCTAAAATTGCAGCCGCTGTATTTAAATTCTTAGACATGATGTTACAATTTTTAAATTATTATTAAAGATACTCATTTTTAAAATGATAAAACTTTGATTAATTGTTATTTACTATAAATTAACAATCTTATTAATACACATAAGTTGTAGCTTCATATTTACCATCACCTTTGTCTACAATACTAACAAAAGGAGATCCGTTTGAAGCCGACTTCGTTTTGATTCTCATAGCAGTCTGTTTTTGATTTGCAATTGGCGGTTCTCCTTTTGTCCTTGTCGAGACACCTGTAAAACTTGCTGCTTGTTTCAGTCCAATTGTTTTTTCCTGAGGCAAAACAGTTACCATTTTGAAATCGTCTTTTGAATCTACTACTATTTTATCAGAAACTTTTTGAGTTGTTTTTGTTTGTTTGTTCGTAATAGATGAAACAGCATGTTTGCTAATTTTTACTTCTTCAGAACTTCCGTTCAATGAATAGTAAATTAAACCATTTTCGTTTTTTATGAAATTAACATCAAGTTGTTCACCATTGTGTTTTGTAATTTGATGTGTTTGTGAAATTGCAACATTTGCAAATAACATCGCTAGCGTAAAATATAAAATTTTCATGATTATTAGATTTAAATTAAAAATGATCAGATTTGAAATTTTAAACTAAAGCTTCACACAAATTCAATGTTATGGAATTTTGTACATTATGAAATAATTTGAAAAATACCTTTTACGCGAAATATTATCAAAATTACATCACAATAAAAATGAGAACATAAAATTGTCTTTTCGGGAAATCAATTTTGAAAATTCACTGCTATAAAAATTACGAGTTTTTAAAAACAGTAAAATCCAGTTTAGTTTCCGTCACGGCAAATTTTAATTTTTCTTAAATCATCTCTGATTTCTGGTATTGAGTTAAAAATAGCAACTTTATAAACAATTGTGTGTTAACAAGCCGTTAAACTGACTAAAATAACAGCCAAAAGTTAAATAAAAGCTTCAAATAAACAATTATTTAAAAAATGAGTAATCTATCAACTACCTTTTAAAAACGCCTTAAAATCGATTTATGAAGGTTAAAATTAATATATTAAAACTATTATTTTATAAATTACTATCAATTTTACAAATAATAAATAAAAACTAAAATTTTAAAAAATCAATAATAATAATTTATAAACATAAAATTAAAATCAAGACCTTAAAAAAATAACAAAAAACTATAGATATAAATTTTATAGTAATTTTTATAAATAATAATTACAAACTAAATTTAAATCTATAACAATAATAAAAACTTATAATTGTAAAAATTGAAGTCAAAAAAATAAAAAATAAGAAAAAACTTTAATTTAAGTTTTTTTAGAAGAAAATTGGAAACAAAAAAGCTAAAAATTAAAATAAAGAGTTATAATGAATGAAAAATAAAAAAAGGTCTTCTCTATTCAACTATTTTTTATTCGCCTTTAAAATTAAATTATAAAAGTCACTTTTAATATATAAAATAAATAAAAATAACAAATTTAATAGATTTTATAAATAATAGATAAAATATTTAAAATAATAAATTTAAAATAAATAAAATTTATTATTAAGGTTTTAAAATAAACACTGAATCAAAAAAAAGTAAAAAATTAAAATAAAGCTTTCTAATAGATTTAAATTAAAAAAATGAATTCCTTATCCAATAAAATTTTATTTTCGATTAAATTAAACTTATGAAAGTTACTTTTGATTTATAAAAATTATAAAATTTAAATTTTTAATAGTTAATCTATATAATAAAAAAAAGCGCTTATAAAAGCGCTTTTAATAAATTTATCTGATATTACTTCTTCACCATTTCAGAAAGAATTTCAATTTCTCTTTCAGAAGCATTTTTTGGAGGATTTGAATATAATTTCAAAATTTCATCATCAAACTGATTTTTGAAACTTTCACTTTCAATATCTCTTAAATTTAAAAGTGCTTTTGATCTTACATAAGTCGATTCACTTTTTAAAGACATTGAATATAATTTCTTAATATCTTCTTCTTCAAAATCTGTAGATTTCCAGTTTGAATATTTCAAAATAAACTGAGAAAACAACAGCGAAGCCTTATTATTGTTGATATTCTTCTTTAAAGAATTCTGTAAAAGAGAAAAAGTAGAGATATTTTTGATGTTCTCCCCTATTGCACTTTCAATTGCAATTCTTTCTGGTTTAGTCTCAACTTTGAAATATTTGTTGATATCTTTCAAAGAATTATTGATACTGTTTTCTTCTTTTTTACCCTTTTCTTCCCAGGCATCTTTTAGTCCAACAGTTTTGTTAAATACTAATTTTGAAGGAGTTGAGTCTTTATCAACAGTAAAATAACCTAAACGTTGAAACTGAAATTTATCTTCATTTTGAGCTGTTGATAAACTTGGTTCAACATATCCAGTTACAATTTCTAATGAATTTGGATTCACAAAATCTAAGAAATTTTTGTCTTTATAACTGTCCGGAGCTTCATCTGTAAACAAACGATCGTACAAACGAACTTCAGCTTCCAATGCATGTGAAATAGAAACCCAATGTAATGTTCCTGACACTTTTCTTTGGCTTGCTTCTGTTCCGCTTCCGCTTAAAGAATCAGTATCATAAGTTACATGAATTTCTGTAATATTCCCATTTTCATCTTTTACAACTGATTCACCTTTAATGATATAAGCATTTTTAAGACGAACTTCTTTTCCTAAAGTCAAACGAAAAAATTTAGCCGGAGCTTCTTCTAAAAAGTCTTCTCTTTCAATGTATAATTCACGTGAAAAAGGCACTTTTCTGAAACCAGCACTTTCATCTTCCTGATTGTTTTCAGCTTCTAACCACTCTTCTTTTCCTTCTGGATAATTGGTAATTACCAATTTAACTGGATCTAAAACAGCCATTACACGAGGTGCAATTTTGTTCAAATCTTCACGAATACAGAATTCCAAAACCGATACATTGATCAAATTATCACGTTTTGCAATACCAATTGTGTTAGCAAAATTACGTAAAGAAGCAGCTGTATAACCACGTCTTCTTAACCCAGAAATAGTTGACATTCTAGGATCATCCCAACCGTTAACATGCTTTTCTTTAACTAGTTGCTGTAATTTTCTTTTACTCACAACAGTATGTGATAAGTTACGTCTGGCAAATTCTCTTTGTTTTGGACGAAGCTTATTATCATCAAAAATCTGATCTAAAAACCAATCGTATAATTCACGGTGAGGCAAAAATTCAAGTGTACAAAATGAGTGTGAAATTTGTTCTAAATAATCACTTTGTCCATGCGCCCAGTCGTACATTGGATAGATTTTCCAAGCATCTCCAGTTCTATGGTGATGTTTGTGTAAAATTCTGTACATAATTGGATCACGCATTAACATGTTTGTTGATTTCATGTCAATTTTAGCACGAAGAATATGCGTACCAGCCTCAAATTCACCGTTTTTCATTCTTTCGAATAAATCTAAGTTTTCTTCAACAGAACGATTTCTGTATGGACTATCAGTTCCTGGAGTTGTTGGAGTTCCTTTCTGGATCGCCATTTCTTCAGAAGATTGACTGTCAACATACGCTTTATCTTTTTTAATTAAGAAAACGGCCCAATCATACAATTGTTGGAAATAATCTGATGCATAACATTCTTCAGCCCATTTGTAACCCAGCCATTCTACATCTTTTTTAATAGCATCCACAAATTCCTGCTCTTC
This portion of the Flavobacterium panacagri genome encodes:
- a CDS encoding DUF6327 family protein, giving the protein MEKKKYSSYAEIDRDLEILKLEKEINYQKLVLSFQRTKESITPQNIVNGFVSSYTDYFKKSYPQILQSIIPFVINWFMNKKRGS
- a CDS encoding YtxH domain-containing protein, whose amino-acid sequence is MSKNLNTAAAILAAAAAGAAIGILFAPDKGSKTRAKIKEGIDDAKHNIKDSFDASSEVLREKFTSATQNFDGTLNDLLSNVSHKTEEVITFLETKLAELKAQNAKLQK
- a CDS encoding competence protein, which translates into the protein MAFEELKENSEKIQDQTKIYIDSHLAYYKLWGFKVAMKSTTLIFKFTLILLCFTMVLIFGSFAAAYAFGSLFESNALGFLTVGGIYLLFTILLFFIKDKMVEGPILEKFSEIFFND
- a CDS encoding glutamine--tRNA ligase/YqeY domain fusion protein, translating into MASEEKSLNFIEQIIEEDVKSGLSNTKLRFRFPPEPNGYLHIGHASSIALNFGLGIDYQSPVNLRFDDTNPEKEEQEFVDAIKKDVEWLGYKWAEECYASDYFQQLYDWAVFLIKKDKAYVDSQSSEEMAIQKGTPTTPGTDSPYRNRSVEENLDLFERMKNGEFEAGTHILRAKIDMKSTNMLMRDPIMYRILHKHHHRTGDAWKIYPMYDWAHGQSDYLEQISHSFCTLEFLPHRELYDWFLDQIFDDNKLRPKQREFARRNLSHTVVSKRKLQQLVKEKHVNGWDDPRMSTISGLRRRGYTAASLRNFANTIGIAKRDNLINVSVLEFCIREDLNKIAPRVMAVLDPVKLVITNYPEGKEEWLEAENNQEDESAGFRKVPFSRELYIEREDFLEEAPAKFFRLTLGKEVRLKNAYIIKGESVVKDENGNITEIHVTYDTDSLSGSGTEASQRKVSGTLHWVSISHALEAEVRLYDRLFTDEAPDSYKDKNFLDFVNPNSLEIVTGYVEPSLSTAQNEDKFQFQRLGYFTVDKDSTPSKLVFNKTVGLKDAWEEKGKKEENSINNSLKDINKYFKVETKPERIAIESAIGENIKNISTFSLLQNSLKKNINNNKASLLFSQFILKYSNWKSTDFEEEDIKKLYSMSLKSESTYVRSKALLNLRDIESESFKNQFDDEILKLYSNPPKNASEREIEILSEMVKK